A stretch of Astyanax mexicanus isolate ESR-SI-001 chromosome 21, AstMex3_surface, whole genome shotgun sequence DNA encodes these proteins:
- the LOC103034640 gene encoding cytochrome P450 3A27 encodes MGLFWWLGSTETWVLLLVLLGLVLMLDHRAKSLFRNLGIPGPGYRPFFGTIFEYMKGFHTFDTKCFQKFGRVWGIFDVWQPLLCVMDTEIIKTVLIKECHTLFTNRRDFPLNGELYDAVTVVEDDNWRRIRNILSPSFTSGRLKEMFGIMKKHSSTLIKHLQKTAEQGGTVDLKGVFGPYSMDVIASTAFSVDIDSLNNPDDPFVTNAKKLQFNFENPVFIIGALLPFTMPLLEKMNFSFFPDSVTKFFYAAVQKIKAEQMINQHKSRVDFLQLMMDSQKSDQSDKGKETHKGLTDHEILSQAMIFIFAGYETSSSTLTFFFYNIATNPEAMKKLQQEVDRTFPNWAPVLYDALVSMDYLDAAMSESMRLYPVVPRLERQCKKTVEICGVTVTKGTVVMIPTYVLHRDPEYWPDPETFNPLRFTKGNKENVDPYVYMPFGSGPRNCIGMRFAQLAMKLAIVEILQRFNVQVCDQTQVPLQLAGALLTTLKPIILKFTPRADSSN; translated from the exons ATGGGACTGTTCTGGTGGCTCGGTTCTACTGAAACTTGGGTTCTGCTGCTGGTTCTGCTGGGACTGGTACTGAT GTTAGATCATCGGGCCAAAAGTTTATTCCGAAATTTAGGAATTCCTGGACCGGGATATCGGCCGTTCTTTGGGACCATATTTGAGTACATGAAG GGTTTTCACACATTTGATACAAAGTGTTTTCAGAAGTTCGGCAGAGTTTGGGG tataTTTGACGTATGGCAGCCATTGCTGTGTGTTATGGATACAGAGATCATCAAAACCGTCCTGATTAAAGAGTGCCACACCCTCTTCACCAACCGCCGG GACTTTCCTCTGAACGGTGAGCTGTACGACGCCGTGACTGTGGTTGAGGACGACAACTGGAGAAGAATCAGGAACATCCTCTCACCATCGTTCACCAGCGGCAGACTGAAGGAG ATGTTTGGTATCATGAAGAAACACTCCAGTACTTTAATAAAACACCTGCAGAAAACCGCAGAACAGGGCGGAACCGTGGACCTGAAGGG GGTGTTCGGACCGTACAGTATGGACGTGATTGCCAGCACGGCGTTCAGCGTCGACATCGACTCCCTCAACAACCCCGACGACCCATTCGTCACCAACGCCAAGAAACTGCAGTTTAACTTCGAGAACCCCGTCTTCATCATCGGCG CGCTCCTTCCCTTCACCATGCcgctgctggagaagatgaacTTCTCCTTCTTTCCCGACTCCGTCACCAAGTTCTTTTACGCCGCAGTGCAAAAGATCAAAGCTGAACAAATGATCAACCAGCATAAG AGCCGAGTGGATTTTCTGCAGCTGATGATGGATTCTCAGAAGTCAGATCAATCAGACAAAGGAAAAGAGACACATAAAG GTCTGACTGATCATGAGATCTTGTCTCAGGCCATGATCTTCATCTTCGCCGGTTACGAGACGAGCAGCAGCACTCTGACCTTCTTCTTCTACAACATCGCCACCAACCCTGAGGCCATGAAGAAACTCCAGCAGGAAGTGGATCGGACCTTCCCCAACTGG GCTCCGGTTTTGTACGATGCTCTGGTGAGTATGGATTATCTGGATGCCGCTATGAGCGAGTCGATGCGGTTGTACCCCGTCGTTCCTCGGCTGGAGAGACAGTGCAAGAAAACGGTGGAGATCTGTGGAGTAACTGTTACTAAAGGAACCGTCGTCATGATCCCCACCTACGTCCTCCACCGAGACCCGGAGTACTGGCCTGACCCCGAAACCTTCAACCCCCTGAG GTTCACTAAAGGGAATAAGGAGAATGTGGACCCCTACGTCTACATGCCTTTCGGTTCTGGACCCAGAAACTGTATCGGGATGAGATTCGCTCAGTTGGCCATGAAACTCGCCATCGTAGAGATCCTGCAGAGATTCAACGTCCAAGTGTGTGACCAGACCCAG GTTCCTCTGCAGTTGGCTGGAGCTCTTCTGACTACTCTCAAACCCATCATCCTCAAATTCACCCCCCGAGCTGATTCCAGCAACTAA